A stretch of DNA from Carya illinoinensis cultivar Pawnee chromosome 12, C.illinoinensisPawnee_v1, whole genome shotgun sequence:
attgagccagataaaagagggtttcaactctagtgaaaccctaaatagtTGGAATCTAATTaaaaccccaaaagcttggttgaaacaaaaaccctaaacggtttccccaaaccctaaagttggccttcaaaccctttttgatctaatttctagcattgtgtttaatcacttgattaaatcacttccacatgctattaatttctcaaattattgttatgacatcattatccaaccttttaaaccttattCACTGCTTTCTCTTTTGCTAATTCCATGACTTCAAACCTTCTACTAATAGTGGCCAACCATGCCTGAACATCAACATCATCTTTTAATTCATGCTGCCCTTCACCACCTATTGCTCTTGCTCTCAATGGTTGAGTTGCATTTCATTTTCTATCGACCCTCATTGATGTGAACCCACAAAATTGGAATCTCTTGAAcccataatcaatttgaaaactccccaaaaaaagctaaaatcaagtcaatggatggtaAAATTACACCCATTGAGGATCCCGTTTCAAGAACCTtgatatgaaaatctagaccagTTGAAGAACCTGTataaagaacctagattacaaaggagaaacgccacaaaggttgtgatttaccgtTGATAAGTTAAATAATTCAATGAAGAACAATAGGAGATaacccaaattgaagcccacttggttaagGCCCACCacggcccacgaatttggccaccttggcaaagttttttgaagaattttcctcccccacatCACAGACCATCCATTGTCCTTGGCTGCACcaaatagtgccttgatgtgatggagaaacccactTCATCAAACTCCATACCTCACAACTTCTGCAGGTAGTCCTTTGTCCCTCACTATTATCCACTTtgtgtcacatagccacctccaatcaaggtcattcaagcccatatttTCCTCCTCCAGAAGTCTAAAGTCGTGTGTAAATTCCTCTCCGCGTAGAGGTTTTATCTCCTGTCCAGTGCaggcttttcttttcttttcttcctttcttctttctctctttcttcttttgctttcatTATCTTTCCGCCTCAATGGCAGAGGAGTTAGAATCTTTATGCCAACATTTGTCATTATCTGAGAAAGAGAGTTGTGAGATTCATGTAGATTCTACTGTCCTAGAACCAAATATTGCACGTGGGGAACGTTGTCTGCTGATGACTTTACTTACGGATAGATATTACAATCGTGAGGCTCTCAAAAGTATGATGAAGAAAGTTTGGCAACCTATTCACAAAGTTAGTTTTAAGGAGTTGGGTTCAAAACTAATTTTGGTGGAGTTTGCAGATGATCACGATAAGCAACGTGTTCTTCGGGAGGGACCATGTTCGTTTGATCGAAATTTGGTTCTCATGAAATGCTTGGAGGGGGATCGACAGGTGACAAAAATAAGGCTATCTGAAGCATCGTTTTGGATCAGAATGTATGAGATGCCGTTAAATGCCATGAATGAAGAGGTGGGACGTATCATTGGTAATAAGATTGGATTTGTGGAGGAGGTAGACGAGGAACAAGGTGAGGCTGCATGGGGAGAGTTCATGAGAATAAGAGTCAGGATGGATATATCTCAACCTCTTATGCGAGGAGTTAGAGTTAAGCTGGGACAGTATGGTATATGCTGGATTCGTTTTGCCTACGAACGTTTGCCAAATTTCTGCTACTGGTGTGGAAAACTTGGTCATCAATTCAAAGATTGTGAGGGGGTTGGCCATCAAGAGATAAGGGCCTCTGCCAACTTACCGTTCGGAGCATGGCTACTTGCTGGCAGTTTGATGGGAAGTGGAGAGAAAAATGTAGGGATACAAACTTTTGTCCATCGGAATTCCTCACCGGAAGCTCCTTTGGAATCCGAGAAATAATCTTTCGGTGTCAAGCCGAAAAATAAGGATATGGCAGAGCAGAGAGAGGAAAATCAGGAAATGACTAAACAGGTAGCCTTACCTTCTGCTTCAACTATGCATGATTTAAGGGAGGTGGCATTAATGAGGGAAAAGATTGCATGTAAACAACCGGGCAGTTTGACCCATGCTGCTATACCTGAAAAGGTAACAATACAGCCTTACTCTAGTACATATAGGGAGGAAATGATATCCCATCCCTCAAAGGACGATTGTAATGTGGTGCCCATGGCTATGGTGACAAATGAAGATGGGCTTCAGCCCATAGGAGTGAAGACAAATGCTGAAACACAATTAAAACCCAAGCGAGGAAGGCCTTGCCGAAAGTGGGTCAGAATGAGCCCTGCAACTCATGCAGCCCCTGGTGATTCTTTGGTGCTGGAAGTGAAGGGTAAAAGGAAGGCTCTTGAAATATTATCTACTCCTCAAAAACGTGTGAAGAGAGGAATACCAGATAAGGAGGCCGTAAGTGATCTGTTTTTAAGCCCAGCAGTGGAGCCCCACCgagaacaatgaaaacaattagTTGGAACTcttgtgggcttgggaacccacgaggAGTTTGAGCTCTTCGTGACTTGGTCAGAAGGGAAGATCCTGAAGttcttttcttaatggaaacaaaaatgAGCAGTTGGAAAATGGAAAGAATTCGTGTTAGTATGGGTTTTGGCTGCTGTTTTATAGTACCTAGTGGAGGGAGAAGCGGTGGCTTGGCATTACTATGGAAAAATGAGGTAAACTTATCCATTAAGAGTTTATCATTCTTTCATATTGATGCAAAAATCAGTGAGATCGATAATGGATTGGAGTGGAAATTTACGGGTTTGTATGGACATCCAGAAACTGAGAAGAGAGTGGAAACCTGGAGTTTGCTTAGAACTTTGAATGAGGATGGTAATATACCTTGGCTAGTTTGTGGAGACTTTAATGAAGTGATAAGTAGGCAAGAAAAGATGGGAGGAAGGCCACGCCCAGAAAGGTTAATGCAAGCTTTTAGAAATGTTCTAGATGAATGCAATCTAGTTGATTTGGGGTATGAGGGTCCAAGGTATACTTGGTGTAATAGAAGATATGAACATGGTGTGGTTAGTGAGAGATTGGACAGGTATGTCGCTAATCACAGCTGGAGAACATGCTTCCCCTCTTCTCGAGTTGTGCATGGTTTTGCAGCATACTCTGACCACTTGCCTATAATTCTTATACCAAGTACCAGCCATAATAGATACGGACAGAAACTCTTCAGGTTTGAAGCAATGTGGGTGGAGGATGATGAGTGTGGGGATGTCATTTCAAGATGTTGGAATGGGGCTACTGACAATAGGCCTACGGATTCTTTTATTGATAGATTGAGAATTTGTAGTAGGGGCCTAGAGGCAtggaacaaaatgaaatttgggCATGTTAAAAAGCAAATAATAAAGGCCCGAGAATCTCTACAAAGATTACAACATGCTGATCCAAGTAGTATCTCAAGAGAGGAACTTATGCAGGCCCAAAATAATCTTCAGGTTTGGTTAGAAAGGGAAGAAATTATGTGGAACCAAAGGGCAAAAGCTTTGTGGCTGAAGGGGGGTGATAGCAACTCAAAGTTTTTCCATTATAGATCATCTCAAAGAAAGAACAAGAACTGGATCATAGGCTTAAAAAATGATGTTGGGGTTTGGCAGTATGGAAATGATAGGGATCAGCTTATCATTAGTTATTTCCAATCCTTGTTTCAATCAGAATAGCAGGACCCGATGGAAGATCTAGTTTTCTTAGAAGATCTGAGAGGCAGAGTCACAGATGATATGAATGTGGAGTTGAAAAAGGATTTCACTAAAGAAGAGGTCAAAGAAGCGTTGAATTAGATGCACCCTAACAAATCACCAGGACCCGATGGAATGCCACCTCtattttttcaacaatattGGCACATAGTGGGAAATGCAGTAACCTCTGCTATATTGCAAGCACTTAGAACTGGTAATATTCCTCCATCTCTCAACCATACTTTTATAACCTTGATACCAAAGAAATGCAAGCCTAAGATGATTTCTgaatttaggcctattagcctATGTAATGTGGTATACAAGTTAATATCCAAAGTCCTTGCTAATAGACTTAAAAAGGTGCTCGATGCAGTTATATCTACCTCTCAATGCACTTTTGTCCCTGGTAGAATTATCTTTGATAATATTCTGGTAGCCTATGAAGTTATGCATTTTTTGAGAcagaagagaaaaggaaaagagggctATATGTCTATtaagttggatatgagtaaggctttTGATAGAGTGGAATGACCTTTTATTGAAAAAGTCATGATAAAAATGGGCTTTAATACACGATGGATTTCTCTTGTGATGAAGTGTGTAAAATCTGTCTCTTTCTCAGTTTTGATCAATGGTGAGCCTAAAGGTCCTATAATTCCATCAAGAGGGCTTCGTCAAGGGGACCCATTATCTCCCTATTTGTTCTTACTTTGCACTGAGGGATTGATATCTCTACTTAAGAAGGCTGAAGAGCATGGTAAGATCACACCTGTTAGAATCTGCAGAGGAGCTCCTAGACTATCCCATTTACTTTTTACTGATGATAGCATCTTGTTCTGTAAGGCAAATGTGTATGAAAATCAAAGGATTCAACATTTATTGCACTGTTATGATTAGTCTTTAGCTCAAAAGATTAACAGAGGCAAAACTGGCATTACTTCTAGTACAAATGTAAAACCTGATActaggcaagatattttggATCTTTGGGAAGTGCAGCACAACCAACAATTTGAGAAGTACCTGGGGCTTCCACCTTTGGTTGGGAGGGCAAAGTATAGAGCTTTTTCTGATATAAAACATAAAGTGTGGAAAAAACTGCAAGGATGGAAGGAGAAGATGCTTTCGGTTGGAGggaaagaaattttaataaaggcTGTGGCCTTGTCTATCCCAACATATGCCATGAATTGTTTTAAACTACCTTCCTCTCTATGTGCAAAGCTAGAGCAATTAATggcaaaattctggtggggccaaAAGAAGGAAGAACATAAAATACATTGGATGAGCTGGTCAAAGATATGTAATACAAAACAGAATGGAGGGATGGGCTTTAAAGACTTGAGAGTGTTTAATGATGCTCTTCTAGCAAAAAATGGTTGGAGGATTATGCAGAAGAATCTTTACTCCATAAGATCTTCAAAGCTCgatattttcctaaaaaatacttcttaGATGCTGCATTGGGTTATAACCCCTCTTTTGTATGGAGAGGTATTTGGGGAACAAAGTACAAACTACAAAAAGGCTGTCAGTGGAGAATTGGCTCGGGAAAGGAGGTGAGGATTTGGACAGACTCTTGGGTTCCTGGCTTTACTAGTATTGCTGGGCAACATATCAGTCCCTCTCATTATAGGAATGCAGAATTGATAGGGGATGAAAGTGCAACTgttaattctttatttattgcCAATCAGAGAGTGTGGGATGTGAGTAAAATTACTGCACTCTTTAGACCAGAAGTAGCTCTTCACATTACAAAGATTGTGCTCAGCCAAGATAGAGAGGATCTAATCTGCTAGAAGAAGGAAGCAAATGGTATTTATACTGTCAAAAGTGCCTATAGACTGTTTAAAGATTTAAGTCCAGGTAGACAGAATGGGAAATTCTCAAATGCTGATTTATTAAGGAAAATGTGGAAAGCTATATGGAGCATGAAACTTCCTGTAAAGGTGAGGATCTTTGCTTGGAAAGCTGCCAAACAAATCCTACCCACAAAGTCaaatctaaagaaaaagaaggtgTTAACAGAGGATGGTTGTGTATTCTGTCATGCTAAAAATGAGGATACTCTTCATGCTCTTTGTTCGTGCCCAGCTATCAAAGAGGTCTGATCTCTCTATTTCCCATCAATGGTTCTTATGAAGGAACATGATATGTTCCTGGATGTGGTTCTGAGGCTGCAACAGAATAAGAGACATGATATGCTTGATCTGTTTTTCATAATATGTTGGAGCTgctggtatagaagaaatatgaagatgttTGAGAATAaggtgatgacttgcaaaatttcgt
This window harbors:
- the LOC122289219 gene encoding uncharacterized protein LOC122289219, with translation MAEELESLCQHLSLSEKESCEIHVDSTVLEPNIARGERCLLMTLLTDRYYNREALKSMMKKVWQPIHKVSFKELGSKLILVEFADDHDKQRVLREGPCSFDRNLVLMKCLEGDRQVTKIRLSEASFWIRMYEMPLNAMNEEVGRIIGNKIGFVEEVDEEQGEAAWGEFMRIRVRMDISQPLMRGVRVKLGQYGICWIRFAYERLPNFCYWCGKLGHQFKDCEGVGHQEIRASANLPFGAWLLAGSLMGSGEKNVGIQTFVHRNSSPEAPLESEK